A stretch of Spirosoma oryzicola DNA encodes these proteins:
- a CDS encoding RNA polymerase sigma factor, translating into MPLFSRQLPDADLMTGIRAGGTQRRLYENKLYEKYAYLIADGTRKHRLGEDECASAYSDAVLTVIEHVASDRFEGRSELKTYLYQIFTNKCVDAIRKKTTNRSSVHDALSLDDSLLQLPDAARSAIQHLIAQSDVDRLYRHLQDLGDKCRAMILSWGEGYSDDEIAQALGYNSAAVAKTSRLRCLDKLRERFRDIL; encoded by the coding sequence ATGCCTCTTTTTTCTCGACAACTCCCTGACGCTGACTTGATGACCGGTATTCGGGCGGGCGGAACGCAGCGTCGGCTGTACGAAAATAAGTTGTACGAAAAATACGCTTACCTGATTGCCGATGGTACCCGCAAGCATCGTTTAGGCGAAGACGAATGTGCCAGTGCCTATTCCGACGCTGTGCTGACAGTTATCGAACACGTCGCCAGTGACCGATTTGAAGGACGTTCTGAACTCAAAACGTATCTGTATCAAATATTCACGAACAAATGTGTTGACGCAATCCGAAAAAAGACGACTAATCGGAGTAGTGTCCATGATGCGCTTTCACTTGATGACTCGCTCCTGCAACTGCCCGACGCAGCCCGGTCGGCTATCCAGCACCTCATTGCTCAGAGTGATGTAGATCGGCTTTACCGCCATTTGCAGGACTTGGGTGACAAATGCCGGGCCATGATCCTGTCGTGGGGCGAAGGATATTCGGACGATGAAATCGCTCAGGCACTCGGTTACAACTCAGCCGCTGTTGCTAAAACCAGTCGATTGCGTTGCTTAGACAAACTCCGTGAACGTTTTCGCGATATTTTATGA
- a CDS encoding nucleoside permease — protein sequence MLPITRIKLSVMMFLQFFVWGAWYGQMSKYLLTQLHATGDQVGNAYAAFSLAMIIAPFFVGMIADRYFAAQKVLGVLNLLGAGVLFFITQNTNPDNFFYLILAYCITFAPTLALTTSIAMQQMTTPEKEFPGIRVLGTIAWIIVTNIIGYYGFGDKVTIFQLSMYSAIVLGVFAFFLPDTPPKATASTSFSQILGLDAFKLFKDRSFAIFFLSSVLICIPLSFYYAMANPSLTDGGMQNVENKMSLGQASEVIFMLLIPLAYTRLGVKKMLIVGLVAWIVRFIGFGYGDGGSSEWMLYIAILLHGVCYDFFFVTGQIYTDNKAGEKIKSSAQGLISLATYGIGMGIGSKISGIVLDMYTRPDGSKDWLGVWLVPAGIAAAVLVVFVLLFNDKKRIQATKDELVPGNL from the coding sequence ATGTTACCTATAACCCGTATCAAACTTTCCGTAATGATGTTTCTCCAGTTTTTTGTTTGGGGAGCCTGGTACGGTCAGATGAGTAAATACCTGTTAACGCAACTCCATGCCACCGGCGATCAGGTGGGCAACGCTTATGCGGCTTTTTCGCTGGCTATGATCATCGCGCCGTTCTTCGTCGGGATGATTGCCGACCGGTATTTTGCGGCTCAGAAAGTTCTTGGCGTGCTCAACCTGCTGGGGGCGGGGGTCTTGTTTTTTATCACGCAAAACACCAATCCTGACAATTTCTTTTACCTGATTCTGGCGTACTGCATTACGTTTGCGCCTACTTTGGCCCTGACAACGTCCATCGCGATGCAGCAGATGACTACGCCCGAAAAGGAATTTCCGGGCATTCGGGTCCTGGGAACAATTGCCTGGATTATTGTAACGAACATCATTGGGTATTACGGTTTCGGCGACAAGGTCACCATCTTTCAGCTGTCCATGTATTCGGCGATTGTGCTCGGTGTCTTTGCTTTTTTCCTGCCGGATACTCCGCCAAAGGCTACAGCCTCCACGTCGTTCTCGCAGATACTCGGTCTGGATGCTTTCAAACTGTTCAAGGATCGTTCGTTTGCCATCTTCTTCCTGTCGTCGGTGCTGATCTGTATTCCTTTGTCGTTTTACTACGCGATGGCCAATCCGTCGCTGACGGACGGGGGAATGCAGAACGTAGAAAACAAAATGTCGCTCGGTCAGGCATCCGAGGTTATTTTCATGTTACTGATTCCATTGGCTTACACCCGCTTAGGTGTCAAGAAAATGCTGATTGTTGGTCTGGTTGCCTGGATTGTGCGATTTATCGGCTTCGGCTACGGTGATGGCGGCTCCAGCGAATGGATGCTGTACATTGCTATTTTGCTGCACGGTGTATGCTACGACTTCTTCTTTGTTACGGGGCAGATTTATACCGACAACAAGGCCGGTGAAAAAATCAAATCATCGGCGCAAGGGCTGATTTCGCTGGCCACCTACGGTATCGGCATGGGGATTGGCTCTAAAATTTCGGGTATCGTACTGGACATGTACACCCGCCCCGACGGTAGTAAAGACTGGCTCGGTGTCTGGCTGGTTCCGGCTGGTATTGCCGCTGCTGTCCTAGTCGTATTTGTGCTGCTCTTCAACGACAAAAAACGGATTCAGGCGACGAAGGATGAGCTTGTACCGGGAAATTTATGA
- a CDS encoding pseudouridine synthase, with translation MNSGSEYFLIYKPYLMLSQFSREGDKPTLADLDYDFPNDVYPVGRLDADSEGLLLLTNDKQLNHRLLNPKFRHNRTYYVQVEGTLTDDACRQLADGVTISVDGKPYHTLPATARPLADPHLPDRNPPIRYRAAIPTSWLSIALHEGKNRQVRRMTAAVGFPTLRLVRWAIEDLTAEAMLPGQVKPLSRVDLFRGLRL, from the coding sequence ATGAATTCCGGTTCCGAGTACTTTCTTATCTACAAACCATACCTGATGCTTTCGCAGTTTAGCCGGGAAGGTGACAAACCTACCCTGGCTGATCTGGACTACGATTTTCCGAACGACGTGTATCCGGTTGGGCGACTCGATGCCGACAGTGAAGGCTTGCTGCTCCTGACGAATGACAAACAACTGAATCACCGTCTGTTAAATCCTAAATTTCGGCACAACCGAACCTATTACGTACAGGTCGAGGGTACTTTGACCGACGATGCCTGCCGCCAATTAGCAGATGGCGTTACGATTTCGGTCGATGGTAAACCTTACCATACGCTCCCCGCTACAGCGCGTCCGCTCGCAGATCCGCACTTGCCGGACCGAAATCCGCCCATTCGGTACCGGGCGGCTATTCCTACGTCCTGGCTGTCTATCGCGTTGCACGAAGGGAAAAACCGGCAAGTGCGCCGAATGACAGCTGCTGTGGGCTTTCCAACGCTTCGACTGGTTCGCTGGGCCATCGAAGACCTGACCGCCGAAGCGATGTTGCCCGGTCAGGTTAAGCCGTTGAGTCGGGTAGACCTGTTCCGGGGATTACGCTTGTAA